From Candidatus Omnitrophota bacterium, the proteins below share one genomic window:
- a CDS encoding HD domain-containing protein: MKIQLTSFENASVLRKFTILYFVMSILPVSVLYYLYWQVKDYGQVSLSEENFFWTLLLVVVGVAIGYFATRSIIKGIIDLTNTNRTTLEEILGPDKMHDMESGNTNEIAILAKSFNEITSRLEENIRNLELAKKTLHSVLSRVGEGISSMENIDNFLNLIVETVTEALQGKVGILMVQEERSTDYRVKAVYGVGQDNGRLMKIKMDAAAFEQIFSTKKTSVLSKVPREGALSPYLSAPVTFAPLVLHDKLLGGICLSGRKIEDEFNDEEMNLLYNLGLQTAVAIENSRLNDDAEKTYFETISALAMAVEAKDPYSRGHSERVAKYVVQIGEALKLTAEELKILRDAARLHDIGKIGVTDKVLTKDGPLTAAEMDMMKKHCEIGEGIIKPIRSLRALCDLVRHHHEKIDGMGYPDGLKGDQVRPLVRILTVADIFDALTSNRSYRSAFPQEKALDELRGMKDQVDQKVVEVFAKTLV, translated from the coding sequence GTGAAAATTCAACTTACATCTTTTGAGAACGCCTCTGTCCTTCGGAAGTTCACCATCCTTTATTTTGTGATGTCGATCTTGCCCGTGAGTGTGCTGTATTATCTTTACTGGCAAGTGAAGGATTATGGGCAGGTTTCACTGTCCGAGGAAAATTTCTTTTGGACCCTGTTGTTGGTCGTTGTGGGTGTGGCCATCGGGTATTTCGCCACACGCTCCATCATTAAGGGCATCATCGATTTGACGAACACCAACCGGACCACTCTTGAGGAGATCCTGGGGCCGGACAAAATGCACGACATGGAGAGCGGAAATACTAATGAAATCGCCATTTTGGCAAAGTCTTTCAACGAAATCACCTCCCGCCTTGAAGAAAATATCCGCAATCTGGAGCTTGCCAAGAAGACCCTGCATTCCGTCCTTTCCCGCGTTGGGGAGGGGATTTCCTCAATGGAGAACATCGACAATTTTCTTAACCTGATCGTCGAGACGGTCACGGAAGCCTTGCAGGGCAAGGTGGGGATTCTGATGGTCCAGGAAGAGCGCTCAACAGATTACCGGGTCAAGGCGGTTTATGGAGTTGGACAGGACAACGGCCGCTTGATGAAAATCAAAATGGACGCCGCGGCGTTTGAGCAGATTTTCAGCACAAAGAAAACTTCCGTTCTGTCCAAGGTGCCGCGCGAGGGCGCCTTGTCGCCGTATCTGTCCGCCCCGGTGACCTTCGCGCCCCTGGTTTTGCATGACAAGCTTTTAGGCGGCATCTGTTTGAGCGGCCGGAAAATCGAGGACGAGTTTAACGACGAGGAAATGAACCTGCTTTACAACCTGGGATTGCAGACGGCGGTCGCGATTGAAAATTCCCGTTTGAACGATGACGCGGAAAAAACGTATTTTGAAACGATCTCGGCCCTGGCCATGGCCGTTGAAGCCAAAGACCCTTACTCGCGCGGGCATTCGGAGCGGGTGGCCAAATATGTCGTGCAGATCGGAGAAGCTTTGAAGTTAACGGCCGAGGAGTTGAAGATTTTGCGCGATGCGGCCCGGCTGCACGATATCGGTAAGATCGGAGTTACGGACAAGGTGCTGACGAAGGATGGCCCGCTGACCGCCGCGGAAATGGACATGATGAAGAAGCATTGTGAGATCGGAGAGGGGATTATCAAGCCAATCCGGTCTTTGCGGGCGCTCTGTGACCTGGTCCGGCATCATCACGAAAAGATCGACGGGATGGGATACCCTGACGGATTGAAGGGCGACCAGGTCCGTCCGTTGGTCCGGATTCTCACGGTCGCGGATATTTTTGACGCCCTGACCTCCAACCGTTCGTACCGGTCCGCGTTTCCGCAGGAAAAAGCCCTTGATGAATTGCGCGGCATGAAGGACCAGGTTGACCAGAAGGTGGTTGAGGTGTTCGCGAAGACATTGGTTTGA